One genomic region from Pan troglodytes isolate AG18354 chromosome 14, NHGRI_mPanTro3-v2.0_pri, whole genome shotgun sequence encodes:
- the CCNA1 gene encoding cyclin-A1 isoform X1, producing the protein METGFSAIMYPGSFIGGWGEEYLSWERPGLPDFNFQQQPVESEAMHCSNPKSGVVLATVARGPDACQILTRAPLGQDPPQRTVLGLLTANGQYRRTCGQGITRIRCYSGSENAFPPAGKKALPDCGVQEPPKQGFDIYMDELEQGDRDSCSVREGMAFEDVYEVDTGTLKSDLHFLLDFNTVSPMLVDSSLLSQSEDISSLGTDVINVTEYAEEIYQYLREAEIRHRPKAHYMKKQPDITEGMRTILVDWLVEVGEEYKLRAETLYLAVNFLDRFLSCMSVLRGKLQLVGTAAMLLASKYEEIYPPEVDEFVYITDDTYTKRQLLKMEHLLLKVLAFDLTVPTTNQFLLQYLRRQGVCVRTENLAKYVAELSLLEADPFLKYLPSLIAAAAFCLANYTVNKHFWPETLAAFTGYSLSEIVPCLSELHKAYLDIPHRPQQAIREKYKASKYLCVSLMEPPAVLLLQ; encoded by the exons ATGGAGACAGGCTTTTCCGCAATCATGTACCCTGGATCTTTTAttgggggctggggagaagaGTATCTCAGCTGGGAAAGACCGGGGCTCCCAGATTTCAACTTCCAG CAGCAGCCCGTGGAGTCTGAAGCAATGCACTGCAGCAACCCCAAGAGTGGAGTTGTGCTGGCTACAGTGGCCCGAGGTCCCGATGCTTGTCAGATACTCACCAGAGCCCCGCTGGGCCAGGATCCCCCGCAGAGGACAGTGCTAGGGCTGCTAACTGCAAATGGGCAGTACAGGAGGACCTGTGGCCAG GGGATCACAAGAATCAGGTGTTATTCTGGATCAGAAAATGCCTTCCCTCCAGCTGGAAAGAAAGCACTCCCTGACTGTGGGGTCCAAGAGCCCCCTAAGCAAGGGTTTGACATCTACATGGATGAACTAGAGCAGGGGGACAGAGACAGCTGCTCGGTCAGAGAGGGGATGGCGTTTGAGGATGTGTATGAAGTAGACACCGGCACACTCAAGTCAGACCTGCACTTCCTGCTGGATTTCAACACAG tttcccctatgctgGTAGATTCATCTCTCCTCTCCCAGTCTGAAGATATATCCAGTCTTGGCACAGATGTGATAAATGTGACTGAATATGCTGAAGAAATTTATCAGTACCTTAGGGAAGCTGAA ATAAGGCACAGACCCAAAGCACACTACATGAAGAAGCAGCCAGACATCACGGAAGGCATGCGCACGATTCTGGTGGACTGGCTGGTGGAGGTTGGGGAAGAATATAAACTTCGAGCAGAGACCCTGTATCTGGCTGTCAACTTCCTGGACAGGTTCCTTTCATGTATGTCTGTTCTGAGAGGGAAACTGCAGCTCGTAGGAACAGCAGCTATGCTTTTGGCTTC GAAATATGAAGAGATATATCCTCCTGAAGTAGACGAGTTTGTCTATATCACCGATGATACGTACACAAAACGACAACTGTTAAAAATGGAACACTTGCTTCTGAAAGTTCTAGCTTTTGATCTGACAGTACCAACCACCAACCAGTTTCTCCTTCAGTACTTGAGGCGACAAGGAGTGTGCGTCAGGACTGAGAACCTGGCTAAG TACGTAGCAGAGCTGAGTCTACTTGAAGCAGATCCATTCTTGAAATATCTTCCTTCACTGATAGCTGCAGCAGCTTTTTGCCTGGCAAACTATACTGTGAACAAGCACTTTTGG CCAGAAACCCTTGCTGCATTTACAGGGTATTCATTAAGTGAAATTGTGCCTTGCCTGAGTGAGCTTCATAAAGCGTACCTTGATATACCCCATCGACCTCAGCAAGCAATTAGGGAGAAGTACAAGGCTTCAAA GTACCTGTGTGTGTCCCTCATGGAGCCACCTGCAGTTCTTCTTCTACAATAA
- the CCNA1 gene encoding cyclin-A1 isoform X2 has protein sequence METGFSAIMYPGSFIGGWGEEYLSWERPGLPDFNFQQPVESEAMHCSNPKSGVVLATVARGPDACQILTRAPLGQDPPQRTVLGLLTANGQYRRTCGQGITRIRCYSGSENAFPPAGKKALPDCGVQEPPKQGFDIYMDELEQGDRDSCSVREGMAFEDVYEVDTGTLKSDLHFLLDFNTVSPMLVDSSLLSQSEDISSLGTDVINVTEYAEEIYQYLREAEIRHRPKAHYMKKQPDITEGMRTILVDWLVEVGEEYKLRAETLYLAVNFLDRFLSCMSVLRGKLQLVGTAAMLLASKYEEIYPPEVDEFVYITDDTYTKRQLLKMEHLLLKVLAFDLTVPTTNQFLLQYLRRQGVCVRTENLAKYVAELSLLEADPFLKYLPSLIAAAAFCLANYTVNKHFWPETLAAFTGYSLSEIVPCLSELHKAYLDIPHRPQQAIREKYKASKYLCVSLMEPPAVLLLQ, from the exons ATGGAGACAGGCTTTTCCGCAATCATGTACCCTGGATCTTTTAttgggggctggggagaagaGTATCTCAGCTGGGAAAGACCGGGGCTCCCAGATTTCAACTTCCAG CAGCCCGTGGAGTCTGAAGCAATGCACTGCAGCAACCCCAAGAGTGGAGTTGTGCTGGCTACAGTGGCCCGAGGTCCCGATGCTTGTCAGATACTCACCAGAGCCCCGCTGGGCCAGGATCCCCCGCAGAGGACAGTGCTAGGGCTGCTAACTGCAAATGGGCAGTACAGGAGGACCTGTGGCCAG GGGATCACAAGAATCAGGTGTTATTCTGGATCAGAAAATGCCTTCCCTCCAGCTGGAAAGAAAGCACTCCCTGACTGTGGGGTCCAAGAGCCCCCTAAGCAAGGGTTTGACATCTACATGGATGAACTAGAGCAGGGGGACAGAGACAGCTGCTCGGTCAGAGAGGGGATGGCGTTTGAGGATGTGTATGAAGTAGACACCGGCACACTCAAGTCAGACCTGCACTTCCTGCTGGATTTCAACACAG tttcccctatgctgGTAGATTCATCTCTCCTCTCCCAGTCTGAAGATATATCCAGTCTTGGCACAGATGTGATAAATGTGACTGAATATGCTGAAGAAATTTATCAGTACCTTAGGGAAGCTGAA ATAAGGCACAGACCCAAAGCACACTACATGAAGAAGCAGCCAGACATCACGGAAGGCATGCGCACGATTCTGGTGGACTGGCTGGTGGAGGTTGGGGAAGAATATAAACTTCGAGCAGAGACCCTGTATCTGGCTGTCAACTTCCTGGACAGGTTCCTTTCATGTATGTCTGTTCTGAGAGGGAAACTGCAGCTCGTAGGAACAGCAGCTATGCTTTTGGCTTC GAAATATGAAGAGATATATCCTCCTGAAGTAGACGAGTTTGTCTATATCACCGATGATACGTACACAAAACGACAACTGTTAAAAATGGAACACTTGCTTCTGAAAGTTCTAGCTTTTGATCTGACAGTACCAACCACCAACCAGTTTCTCCTTCAGTACTTGAGGCGACAAGGAGTGTGCGTCAGGACTGAGAACCTGGCTAAG TACGTAGCAGAGCTGAGTCTACTTGAAGCAGATCCATTCTTGAAATATCTTCCTTCACTGATAGCTGCAGCAGCTTTTTGCCTGGCAAACTATACTGTGAACAAGCACTTTTGG CCAGAAACCCTTGCTGCATTTACAGGGTATTCATTAAGTGAAATTGTGCCTTGCCTGAGTGAGCTTCATAAAGCGTACCTTGATATACCCCATCGACCTCAGCAAGCAATTAGGGAGAAGTACAAGGCTTCAAA GTACCTGTGTGTGTCCCTCATGGAGCCACCTGCAGTTCTTCTTCTACAATAA
- the CCNA1 gene encoding cyclin-A1 isoform X3 — MHCSNPKSGVVLATVARGPDACQILTRAPLGQDPPQRTVLGLLTANGQYRRTCGQGITRIRCYSGSENAFPPAGKKALPDCGVQEPPKQGFDIYMDELEQGDRDSCSVREGMAFEDVYEVDTGTLKSDLHFLLDFNTVSPMLVDSSLLSQSEDISSLGTDVINVTEYAEEIYQYLREAEIRHRPKAHYMKKQPDITEGMRTILVDWLVEVGEEYKLRAETLYLAVNFLDRFLSCMSVLRGKLQLVGTAAMLLASKYEEIYPPEVDEFVYITDDTYTKRQLLKMEHLLLKVLAFDLTVPTTNQFLLQYLRRQGVCVRTENLAKYVAELSLLEADPFLKYLPSLIAAAAFCLANYTVNKHFWPETLAAFTGYSLSEIVPCLSELHKAYLDIPHRPQQAIREKYKASKYLCVSLMEPPAVLLLQ, encoded by the exons ATGCACTGCAGCAACCCCAAGAGTGGAGTTGTGCTGGCTACAGTGGCCCGAGGTCCCGATGCTTGTCAGATACTCACCAGAGCCCCGCTGGGCCAGGATCCCCCGCAGAGGACAGTGCTAGGGCTGCTAACTGCAAATGGGCAGTACAGGAGGACCTGTGGCCAG GGGATCACAAGAATCAGGTGTTATTCTGGATCAGAAAATGCCTTCCCTCCAGCTGGAAAGAAAGCACTCCCTGACTGTGGGGTCCAAGAGCCCCCTAAGCAAGGGTTTGACATCTACATGGATGAACTAGAGCAGGGGGACAGAGACAGCTGCTCGGTCAGAGAGGGGATGGCGTTTGAGGATGTGTATGAAGTAGACACCGGCACACTCAAGTCAGACCTGCACTTCCTGCTGGATTTCAACACAG tttcccctatgctgGTAGATTCATCTCTCCTCTCCCAGTCTGAAGATATATCCAGTCTTGGCACAGATGTGATAAATGTGACTGAATATGCTGAAGAAATTTATCAGTACCTTAGGGAAGCTGAA ATAAGGCACAGACCCAAAGCACACTACATGAAGAAGCAGCCAGACATCACGGAAGGCATGCGCACGATTCTGGTGGACTGGCTGGTGGAGGTTGGGGAAGAATATAAACTTCGAGCAGAGACCCTGTATCTGGCTGTCAACTTCCTGGACAGGTTCCTTTCATGTATGTCTGTTCTGAGAGGGAAACTGCAGCTCGTAGGAACAGCAGCTATGCTTTTGGCTTC GAAATATGAAGAGATATATCCTCCTGAAGTAGACGAGTTTGTCTATATCACCGATGATACGTACACAAAACGACAACTGTTAAAAATGGAACACTTGCTTCTGAAAGTTCTAGCTTTTGATCTGACAGTACCAACCACCAACCAGTTTCTCCTTCAGTACTTGAGGCGACAAGGAGTGTGCGTCAGGACTGAGAACCTGGCTAAG TACGTAGCAGAGCTGAGTCTACTTGAAGCAGATCCATTCTTGAAATATCTTCCTTCACTGATAGCTGCAGCAGCTTTTTGCCTGGCAAACTATACTGTGAACAAGCACTTTTGG CCAGAAACCCTTGCTGCATTTACAGGGTATTCATTAAGTGAAATTGTGCCTTGCCTGAGTGAGCTTCATAAAGCGTACCTTGATATACCCCATCGACCTCAGCAAGCAATTAGGGAGAAGTACAAGGCTTCAAA GTACCTGTGTGTGTCCCTCATGGAGCCACCTGCAGTTCTTCTTCTACAATAA